From Bradyrhizobium sp. 4:
GCTGCTCGGCCTCTGCATCTGAGGCGAGACGCCACGCCGGAAGCATTGTTGCGCGCGCTTCTCCGACCGGCCAATATGACCGCGCCGCTATCCTCAACCAACCTGAGGCGATCAATGGCCAAAAAATACACCGCTCAATGCGCCTGTGGCGCAATCAAGTTCGAATTCAGCACCGATCCGTCCTTCATCGCCAATTGTCATTGCAACGACTGCAAGCGCGCTTCCGGCGGCGAGATGGCGACCTTCTTCGCGGTGCCCGAGGACGATTTCACGCTTCTCTGCGGCAAGCCGAAGGCGTTTCACTACATCGCCAATTCCGGCAAAGGCCTGGATCGCAATTTCTGCCCGGAATGCGGTTCGCGGGTCTTTACCACTAACCTCGATAGCTTCCCCAAGACGGTCTTCGTCCAGTTGGGCAGCCTCGACCGGCCCGACCTCGTCGCACCGAAGCTCGAGATGTTCACCAAGCGTCGCATGTCGTGGAACACGCCGCTCAACCTGCCGCAGTTCGAGGAAATGCCGCACTGACGCGACGATAGTCCGAGCCGGAGATTGACTTGATCAACATCGAGCGAGTACGTGCCGACACGCCAGCCACTTCCAGACTTGCGTATCTGCACAACGCGGGGGCGGCTCTCATGCCTGTCGCTGTCGCCGAAGCCATGAAGCAGCATATCGATCTGGAGAGCGAGGTCGGAGGCTATGCCGCCGCCGACCGTGAGGCGCCCCGGCTTGAATCCGTCTACGGCTCAGTGGCGCGCCTGCTGAATGCCGCACCCGATGAGATCGCCCTCATGGAGAATGCGACGGTTGCTTGGCAGATGGCGTTCTACGCGCTTCCATTTCGTCAGGGCGACCGGATCCTGACCGCCGAGGCGGAGTACGCTGCCAACTATGTCGCCTTTCTCCAGGTCGCCAAGCGAACAGGCGTCGCGATCGACATCGTGCCGAGCGATGCTAGCGGCGAGCTCGACGTTGACGCGCTCGAAAACATGATCGATGAGCGCGTGAAACTGATTGCGATCACATGGGTTCCGACCAATGGCGGGCTGGTCAATCCGGCTGCGGCCGTCGGCAAGATCGCGCGAGCGCGAGGCATTCCTTATCTGCTCGACGCCTGCCAGGCGGTCGGACAAATGGCGGTCGACGTCGAGGCCATCGGCTGTGACATGTTGTCGGCGACCGGTCGCAGATTCCTCCGCGGCCCGCGCGGCACCGGTTTTCTCTACGTTCGCCGGGCGATGCTGCAGCGGCTCGAACCGCCAATGATCGACCACTTCGCCGCACCCTGGGTGTCCCGGGACGCTTACCGGCTGCGTGACGATGCGCGCCGTTTCGAGACCTGGGAGAACAACTACGCAGCCCGGCTTGGGCTGGGCGCGGCTGTCGATTATGCCCTCGATATCGGCATAGGCGCCATCGAGCAGCGTTGCCGCATGCTGGCGGACCGCCTCCGGGGCGGCCTTGCGTCCATTCGCGGTATCAGAATTCGTGACCTCGGACGCGCTCCGGGAGCCATCGTCAGCTTCACGGTGGACGGGTACGAGGCTGAAGCGGTCGTCAGCAACGCGGCCGCAGGCGGCATCACGATCGGTGCCTCAGATCCGTCGAGCACGCGCATCGATGCCGAAATTCGCTCGCTGCCGCCGGTGGTGCGCGCCTCCCCGCATTACTACAATACGGAAGCCGAGATCGATCGGTTGATCGTCCATCTGGCGGTTTGACGCCGCGATAGCGGCGGGCGCGCGCACAGCTCAGGTACAGCGCGCACTCAATCCGGATGCCCCAAGCTTCGCCATGACCTCGTCGAGATGGGCGCTGTCGCGGGTCTCGATCACCAATTGCAGCAACGTTGCCTTGGCTGGAAGATCCGAGAAGGTGCGCTGGTGCGAGACCTCGATGATGTTGGCGCCGGCCTCGGCCAGCAGTGCCGCGACCGCAGCCAGTTGGCCAGGCCTGTCGGGGATGTCGAGCGACAGCTGGGTGAGCCGCCCCTCACGCGCCAACTCGCGGGTCAGGACTGATGCAATCAGCCGCGTGTCGATATTGCCGCCGCTCAGCACCAGCCCGACCTTCTGGCTGGCGAAACGGGACGGGTCGGACATCAGTGCGGCGAGACCGGCGGCGCCGGCGCCTTCGACAACCGTCTTCTCGATCGAGATCAGGGTTGCCACCGCGCGCTCGAGCTCGGCTTCGTTGACGAGCGCAATGTCGTCGACAAGGCGGCGGACGATTTCGGTCGTGAGCTTGCCGGGCGACTTCACCGCAATGCCTTCGGCGAGTGTGTCGCCACGCGCCGGCAGATTGCCGTTATGGATGGCATTGTACATCGAGGGGTAGAGCCAGGCCTCGACGCCGAGGATCCGCAGCGACGGCTTGATCGATTTCGCGGCAATGGCGATCCCGCTGATCAGGCCACCGCCGCCGATCGGGACGACCAGCGTATCGAGCTCCGGCACGGCCTTGAGTATTTCCAGCCCGACCGTGCCCTGCCCCGCGATGACAAGCGGATCGTCATAGGGATGGACGAAGATCATGCCGCAGGCTTCGCCGTGGCTGCGCGCATACGCGGCCGCCTCCTCCAGCGTGGCACCCGTCACCACCACCTCGGCGCCGTGATGCCTGGTGTTTTCGACCTTCACCATGGGTGTGCCGACCGGCATGACGATGGTGGCGGGAATGCCGAGCCGCTTGGCGTGATAGGCGACGCCTTGCGCGTGATTACCCGCCGACATCGCGACGACGCCTCGCGCGCGCTCCTCCGGCGTCAGCGCCGTGAGGCGGTTGAGCGCGCCGCGCTCCTTGAACGAGGAGGTGAACTGGAGGTTCTCGAATTTCAGCCAGATGTCGCAGCCGCAGATATTGCTCAGCGTGCGGCTGTAGCTACAGGGCGTCTCGACGACGGCGCCGCGGATCGTCTCGGCAGCGGCATGGATGTCGGCCGGTGCGACCGGAAGGCCGCTGAGATCTGAGGAGATGCTTTGGGACAACTCAGCCATAGGACAGCATAGGGCATTTGCCCGGCTCCGGCGATAAGCCAACCGCTATTTGGTAAATTCCCGCGAACGTGAAGCCCGCCAAAGCGTCCACAGCGCACGCAGCCGCGATAACGGTTGCGGCGTAAATGGATTGCGCCCGGGCTGCGACAGGCGCTTGAGGTCGGCCCGCGCTTGTCCGAGCGGAAGGAACGCTGGACGCACTGATGCCGGCACCTCCACCAGCAGCGACAAGGCCGTCGTCAAATGTTGCCGCGCCTCGCCCGAGAGTTGGTCCAGCGCGGCGCGCAAGTTTGGCGTCTCCTTGCCGGCGAACACGTCTTCCACGTCGCAATCGTGGCTCGCCAGCACCTGCTGCGGCATGAACAATTGCCGGCGCGCCGCATCGCGCGGCAGATTGGCGATGACCTGTATGATGCCCTGCGCCAGCCCGGCATGGCGGGCGAGATGCTCGGCCGCCTCCGACGGTGGTCCCATGATCCGAGCGGCGAGATCGAACAGCGCCGATGAGGTCGCCGCGAGGTAGCCTTCCAGCGCCGCCATTGTTGGCATTGGGTCGTTGTAGAGATCGAATTGATGCTCGTCGGCGAGCAGCGACAGCGGCTCGACCGGCAGGTCGAAATCACGGATTGCGCGGAGAAGCTCCGCCGCTACCGGATTGCCCTCGGCGCTGCCATGGACCTGGCCCGACAGCATGTCGGTCCACCATTGCAGGCGGATTTCACCGGGCAAGGGCTGGCTCACCTGGTCGCGGACGCGGACGATCTCGACATTGAAGGCATAGAGCGCCAGCAGCGCGCGACGCTCGGCAGCGGGCGCGAACAGGGTCGCGGCATAGCGCGGAAAGTCGTGGCTGCGTACGAGGTCAGCGCAGAACGCGGCAGAATCCGGCGCCGGCGCGGAGCCACTCATGGCACGACTCATGGCACGGCGATCAGCGCGGCCGCGACGCGCCGCCGTTCGCCGATCATGATGTTGTAGGTGCGCACGGCGGGACCGGTCTGCATCGTATCCAGAACCACCCTCGCCGCTTTGAGCGCCTGGCGCAGTTCCGCTGGCGGCAGCCAGACCCCGGTTCCGGTGCCGATCAGGAGCGTGTCGATGCTGTTGGCGGACTTAAAGACTCGATCCAGCGAATAGCGGTCGATCTTCGCGGGGTCCGTTATGTCCCAGGCCCAGATCGCGTCGGGCAGGCAAAGCAGCGATCCCCGATGCGACATGCCGGCAAAGGCAAAGCCGCCCTTGCCATAGGCTTCGATCGGCGCCGAGCGGGGGAAATGCGGTGCGTTGGGATCGCCGGCCATGAGCTTCGTCCGAATGAGCTTACTGCCCTCGCAAACTCCTGCGAGGGCATGCGGTTCGGATCATGCCTTGCTTTTCTTCGCCGGCGTAGCCTTATCGACCGCATCTTCGCGATGCTCGCCGACGCCGAGATAGATCAGGATCGGGGCTGCAATGAAGATCGAGGTATACGTGCCGACCAGCACCACGCCGAACATCATCACCGCGGTGAAGCTGTGGATGGCATGGCCGCCGAACAGCAGCAGCGCCAGCAGCGCCAGCGTCACGGTGAAATGGGTGATGATCGAGCGCGACAGCGTCGAGTTGATTGATTCGTTGAGAAGCTGCGGCATCGGCATCTTCTTGTAGCGCCGCAGCATTTCACGGATGCGGTCGTAGATGACGACGGTGTCGTTGAGCGAATAGCCCAAAATAGTCAGAAGCGCCGCGATGCTGGTCAGGTCGAAATCGACTTGGCTGATCGACATGAAGCCGATCGTCAGCACGATGTCGTGCACGTTGGCGATCATGGCCCCGAGCGCGAACTGCCACTCGAAGCGGAACCAGAGGTAGACCAGGATCGAGACGATCGCCAGCATCAGGCCGAGCATGCCGTAGGCCAGCAGCTCGCCGGAGACGCGCGGTCCCACCACCTCGACGCGGCGATAGTCGACGGAATCGCCAAGCGCGGTGCGGACCTTCTGCACGGCCTCCTGCTGTGCGGCGTCGCCGCCCGGCTGCTCCGCCACGCGGATCAGGACGTCCGCGGGGCCGCCGAATTGCTGCAACTGGACTTCGCCGAGACGCAGGCCATCCAACGTCGTACGCATCGCCGCAATATCGGCGGTGCCAGACTTGGCCTGCACCTCCAGCAGCGTGCCGCCGCGGAAGTCGATGCCGAAATTCAGTCCATGGGTGAAGAACAGCGTGATCGCGACGATCGACAGCGCCGCCGAGATCGGGAAACTGATCCGGCGAAACCGCGTGAAGTCGAAATGAGTATCGTCGGGGACGATGCGCAGCGACGGCAGCCAGCCGAATGCCGCAACCACGGTGAGGATGGCAATGAGGACGCCGAGCCCGATGAGAACGGTGTGATTCACGATCAGGCTCCTAGATCGGCACGCTCTGCGGCCGCTTCCACCGCACCCACCAGGCCACGATCAGCCGGGTCAGGGTGAAGGCGGTGAACACCGTGGTGATGATGCCGATTCCGAGCGTCACGGCGAAGCCGCGCACCGGACCGGTGCCGATGTAGAACAGCACCGCGGCGGCAATGAAAGTGGTGATGTTGGAATCGAGGATGGTCGCAAGCGCCCGCTTGAAGCCGGCGTCGATCGCCGAGATCGCGTTGCGACCACCACGCAATTCCTCGCGGATGCGCTCGTAGATCAGCACGTTGGAATCGACCGCGATGCCGACGGTGAGCACGATGCCGGCGATGCCGGGCAGCGTCAGCGTGGCGTTGAGCAGCGACAACAGGCCGAAGATCATGGCCACATTGATGGCCACCGCGATGTTGGCGAACACGCCGAACAGCCGGTAGGTCAAGAGCATGAAGATGATCACCAGGATCGAGCCGACATAGGCGGCGAGCTCGCCCTTCTCGATCGAGTCCTGGCCGAGGCCCGGACCGACGGTGCGCTCCTCGACCACCGTGAGCGGTGCCGGCAGCGCGCCGGCGCGCAGCAGGATCGCGAGATCGTTGGCCGATTGCACGGTGAAACTGCCGGAGATCTGGCCCTGTCCGCCAGTGATCGGTTCGCGGATCACGGGAGCCGAGATGACCTTGTTGTCGAGCACGATCGCAAAAGGCAGCCCGACGTTCTCTTGGGTGGCCTGCGAGAACTTGCGCGCTCCTGAGGTATTGAACTTGAAGCTGACGACGGGTTCGCTCGTGCGCTGGTCGAAGCTCGCCTGGGCATCGGTCAGATCGCCGCCGGCGACCAGCACCTGCTTCTTGACCACATAGGGTGTGGGCGGCGGCGACGCGCTCATCAGAAGCTCGGATTCCGGCGGCAAACGTCCCTGCTGCGCCTGATCGGGCGGCACAGACGTATCGACCATGCGGAATTCCATCTTCGCGGTCTTGCCCAGCAATTCCTTCAGACGAGTCGGGTCCTGGAGGCCGGGGACCTGTACCAGGATGCGGTCGTTGCCCTGGCGCTGGATGACGGGCTCGACGGTGCCGAGCTCGTTGACGCGGCGTTCGACGATCTGGATCGACTGCTCGATGGTCTTGCGCATGCGGTCGAGCATCGCGGCCTGCGGGATGGTGAGGCGGATCACGCCGCCGCCGGCGTCAGTGACATCCAGGTCGCGCTGACCGCTGGATCCGACCAGTCCGCCCAGCGGCTGGGACAGCTCGCGCAGCTTGGCGAGCGCAGGCTGCAGGTCGGATTCCTTGGTGATCCGCACCTCGGCCGCGTCGTTGCGCACGGTGACGCCGCCGGTGAAGCCGATCTTGGCATCGCGCAGCGTCCGGCGAACATCGTCGCGGACCTGGTCGAGCCTCTCTTTCTTCACATAGTTGCCGTCCACCTCGAGCAGCAGATAGGAGCCGCCCTGGAGATCGAGGCCGAGCACGAGCCGACGCTGCGCCCAGGCGGGCCAGGTCTTGACCTGCGCTTCCGGAAAGAAGTTCGGGACCGCGCAGAGGCACACGATCAGCGCCGTCAGGATAATCCCGAGCGCCTTCCACCGCGTGAAATACAACATCGACTGGACCTGTCAGATCAGGGGATTTCAGAGACTCGCGGAAGCGCTCACTTCGCCGCGGCGTCGTCCTTGGCGCTATCCTTGGCGCTTTCCTTGGATTCCTTGGCCGGCTCGCCCTTGGCGCGCACGCCAGAGACCATCGAGCGCATCTGCCGCACGCGCACACCATCGGCGATCTCGAACTCGATCTGGTCGTCGTCGACGACCTTGGTGACCTTGCCGACGAGGCCGCCCGAGGTCACGACGGTGTCGCCGCGGCGGATGTTCTTCACGAGGTCGGCGTGGTCACGGACCTTCTTCTGCTGCGGACGCAGAATCAGGAAGTACATGATCACGAAGATCAGGGCGAACGGCAGCAGCGACATCAACATGCCACTGGTGTCGCCGGCGCCCGCAGCCTGGGCATACGCAGGGGTAATCAGCATTCGGACGATCCTCGTGAGAACGGGGGAAAACCGGTCAGGCCCAAATGGCGACCGGTTCGGTCAAATTCGCGCGGACTATAGCGGCCATTGCCCCAATTGCAACGCCGCCAGACCGCCCTTTTAGCCACCTTGCGGCGCGCGCTCAGGCCCGATAAGGCTGCATTCTCAGGAACTTCGGACATGCCCCAAAAACCAAGCAAAAGCCCGGCCGGCAAAGGCCCCCGTACCCCTGCCACGAAGCCAGCCCGCGTCGCGGCAAAACGTCCCAAGGCCGCCCTCAAAGCGGCTTCCAAGACGACTTCCAAGGCGACTTCCAAGACAACTTCGAAGGCCGGCCAAAGCGTCTCCCAGGAGCGCATGGTTCGCGCGCTGGAGACGATCGCGGCGCACCTCTCCGCTCAAGGCAAGCCCGCCGTCGAACGCGAGTCGTTCAAGCAGGCGGATGCTTTCGTCTGGCATCCGGACGGCCGCCTTGCGGCGGTGCCGCGGGTCAGCCGCGTCGAACTGTTCCTGCTCAAGGGCGTCGACCGAATGCGCGACATCCTGATGGAGAACACCGAGCGCTTCGCCAACGGATTGCCCGCCAACAACGCATTGCTCTGGGGCGCGCGCGGCATGGGCAAGTCGTCGCTCGTGAAGGCGGCGCATGCCAGCATCAACGCGGAGCGCAAACCGGCCGACAGACTGAAGCTGATCGAGATTCATCGCGAGGACATCGAGAGCCTGCCGGCGCTGATGGAGCAGCTTCGCGCCTCGTCCTTCCGCTTCATCGTGTTCTGCGACGACCTCTCCTTCGACGGCAATGATGCGTCCTACAAATCGCTCAAGGCGGTGCTCGAAGGTGGCATCGAGGGTCGGCCGGAGAACGTCATCCTCTACGCCACCTCCAACCGCCGCCATCTGCTGGCGCGCGAGATGATCGAGAACGAGCGCTCGACCGCGATCAATCCCGGCGAAGCCGTCGAGGAGAAGGTCTCGCTGTCGGATCGCTTTGGTCTCTGGCTCGGCTTCCACCGCTGCAGCCAGGACGAATATCTCGCCATGGTGCGGGGCTATTGCAGCCATTTCGGCGTCAAGGTCGACGACGACGCGCTGGAGCGCGAGGCCCTTGAATGGTCGACGACGCGCGGCTCGCGCTCGGGCCGCGTCGCCTGGCAGTTCGTGCAGGAGCTTGCGGGACGGCTTGGCGTGAAGCTGACG
This genomic window contains:
- a CDS encoding GFA family protein, yielding MAKKYTAQCACGAIKFEFSTDPSFIANCHCNDCKRASGGEMATFFAVPEDDFTLLCGKPKAFHYIANSGKGLDRNFCPECGSRVFTTNLDSFPKTVFVQLGSLDRPDLVAPKLEMFTKRRMSWNTPLNLPQFEEMPH
- a CDS encoding aminotransferase class V-fold PLP-dependent enzyme, translated to MINIERVRADTPATSRLAYLHNAGAALMPVAVAEAMKQHIDLESEVGGYAAADREAPRLESVYGSVARLLNAAPDEIALMENATVAWQMAFYALPFRQGDRILTAEAEYAANYVAFLQVAKRTGVAIDIVPSDASGELDVDALENMIDERVKLIAITWVPTNGGLVNPAAAVGKIARARGIPYLLDACQAVGQMAVDVEAIGCDMLSATGRRFLRGPRGTGFLYVRRAMLQRLEPPMIDHFAAPWVSRDAYRLRDDARRFETWENNYAARLGLGAAVDYALDIGIGAIEQRCRMLADRLRGGLASIRGIRIRDLGRAPGAIVSFTVDGYEAEAVVSNAAAGGITIGASDPSSTRIDAEIRSLPPVVRASPHYYNTEAEIDRLIVHLAV
- a CDS encoding threonine ammonia-lyase, producing the protein MAELSQSISSDLSGLPVAPADIHAAAETIRGAVVETPCSYSRTLSNICGCDIWLKFENLQFTSSFKERGALNRLTALTPEERARGVVAMSAGNHAQGVAYHAKRLGIPATIVMPVGTPMVKVENTRHHGAEVVVTGATLEEAAAYARSHGEACGMIFVHPYDDPLVIAGQGTVGLEILKAVPELDTLVVPIGGGGLISGIAIAAKSIKPSLRILGVEAWLYPSMYNAIHNGNLPARGDTLAEGIAVKSPGKLTTEIVRRLVDDIALVNEAELERAVATLISIEKTVVEGAGAAGLAALMSDPSRFASQKVGLVLSGGNIDTRLIASVLTRELAREGRLTQLSLDIPDRPGQLAAVAALLAEAGANIIEVSHQRTFSDLPAKATLLQLVIETRDSAHLDEVMAKLGASGLSARCT
- a CDS encoding phytoene/squalene synthase family protein, with the protein product MSGSAPAPDSAAFCADLVRSHDFPRYAATLFAPAAERRALLALYAFNVEIVRVRDQVSQPLPGEIRLQWWTDMLSGQVHGSAEGNPVAAELLRAIRDFDLPVEPLSLLADEHQFDLYNDPMPTMAALEGYLAATSSALFDLAARIMGPPSEAAEHLARHAGLAQGIIQVIANLPRDAARRQLFMPQQVLASHDCDVEDVFAGKETPNLRAALDQLSGEARQHLTTALSLLVEVPASVRPAFLPLGQARADLKRLSQPGRNPFTPQPLSRLRALWTLWRASRSREFTK
- a CDS encoding Mth938-like domain-containing protein translates to MAGDPNAPHFPRSAPIEAYGKGGFAFAGMSHRGSLLCLPDAIWAWDITDPAKIDRYSLDRVFKSANSIDTLLIGTGTGVWLPPAELRQALKAARVVLDTMQTGPAVRTYNIMIGERRRVAAALIAVP
- the secF gene encoding protein translocase subunit SecF — translated: MNHTVLIGLGVLIAILTVVAAFGWLPSLRIVPDDTHFDFTRFRRISFPISAALSIVAITLFFTHGLNFGIDFRGGTLLEVQAKSGTADIAAMRTTLDGLRLGEVQLQQFGGPADVLIRVAEQPGGDAAQQEAVQKVRTALGDSVDYRRVEVVGPRVSGELLAYGMLGLMLAIVSILVYLWFRFEWQFALGAMIANVHDIVLTIGFMSISQVDFDLTSIAALLTILGYSLNDTVVIYDRIREMLRRYKKMPMPQLLNESINSTLSRSIITHFTVTLALLALLLFGGHAIHSFTAVMMFGVVLVGTYTSIFIAAPILIYLGVGEHREDAVDKATPAKKSKA
- the secD gene encoding protein translocase subunit SecD — its product is MLYFTRWKALGIILTALIVCLCAVPNFFPEAQVKTWPAWAQRRLVLGLDLQGGSYLLLEVDGNYVKKERLDQVRDDVRRTLRDAKIGFTGGVTVRNDAAEVRITKESDLQPALAKLRELSQPLGGLVGSSGQRDLDVTDAGGGVIRLTIPQAAMLDRMRKTIEQSIQIVERRVNELGTVEPVIQRQGNDRILVQVPGLQDPTRLKELLGKTAKMEFRMVDTSVPPDQAQQGRLPPESELLMSASPPPTPYVVKKQVLVAGGDLTDAQASFDQRTSEPVVSFKFNTSGARKFSQATQENVGLPFAIVLDNKVISAPVIREPITGGQGQISGSFTVQSANDLAILLRAGALPAPLTVVEERTVGPGLGQDSIEKGELAAYVGSILVIIFMLLTYRLFGVFANIAVAINVAMIFGLLSLLNATLTLPGIAGIVLTVGIAVDSNVLIYERIREELRGGRNAISAIDAGFKRALATILDSNITTFIAAAVLFYIGTGPVRGFAVTLGIGIITTVFTAFTLTRLIVAWWVRWKRPQSVPI
- the yajC gene encoding preprotein translocase subunit YajC, producing the protein MLITPAYAQAAGAGDTSGMLMSLLPFALIFVIMYFLILRPQQKKVRDHADLVKNIRRGDTVVTSGGLVGKVTKVVDDDQIEFEIADGVRVRQMRSMVSGVRAKGEPAKESKESAKDSAKDDAAAK
- a CDS encoding ATP-binding protein, with protein sequence MPQKPSKSPAGKGPRTPATKPARVAAKRPKAALKAASKTTSKATSKTTSKAGQSVSQERMVRALETIAAHLSAQGKPAVERESFKQADAFVWHPDGRLAAVPRVSRVELFLLKGVDRMRDILMENTERFANGLPANNALLWGARGMGKSSLVKAAHASINAERKPADRLKLIEIHREDIESLPALMEQLRASSFRFIVFCDDLSFDGNDASYKSLKAVLEGGIEGRPENVILYATSNRRHLLAREMIENERSTAINPGEAVEEKVSLSDRFGLWLGFHRCSQDEYLAMVRGYCSHFGVKVDDDALEREALEWSTTRGSRSGRVAWQFVQELAGRLGVKLTAT